The Deinococcus wulumuqiensis R12 genome has a window encoding:
- a CDS encoding GNAT family N-acetyltransferase — MEPPPFPAGLTLTPTKPADNPVVADLMTRAHPDWARTAADLDRFDEMRLAGEVFERVLARRGGEPVGMAEVSRPRMDGHPGWLNLEVVTLERPLFGPLLAWAEATAAQHQARTLVTRVKENWWEREAFGAAGYAEHDRMWTSVLDLTTLAFGTFAPQEARARASGVTLHPLSELGDYDEAQQRKLYDLIAALLRDVPSASPVAVLPFRDWQFRFGHIKHPEGLWLAVAPNGEWVGVNELHLPVSSQPHMLQNGLTGVLPAWRGQGIAYALKLAAARAALERGFTHARTGNHSVNRPMLAINAALGFVREQATLTLRREV; from the coding sequence ATGGAGCCGCCTCCCTTTCCCGCTGGCCTGACCCTGACGCCCACCAAGCCCGCCGACAATCCGGTGGTGGCCGACCTGATGACGCGTGCCCACCCCGACTGGGCCAGAACCGCCGCCGACCTCGACCGCTTCGACGAAATGCGGCTGGCAGGCGAAGTCTTTGAGCGGGTGCTGGCGCGGCGCGGCGGCGAACCTGTCGGGATGGCCGAAGTCAGCCGGCCACGTATGGACGGGCACCCCGGCTGGCTGAATCTGGAAGTGGTGACGCTGGAACGCCCCCTGTTCGGGCCGCTGCTGGCCTGGGCCGAAGCCACCGCCGCGCAGCATCAGGCCCGGACCCTCGTGACCCGTGTCAAGGAAAACTGGTGGGAAAGGGAGGCGTTCGGGGCGGCGGGCTACGCCGAACATGACCGCATGTGGACCAGCGTGCTGGACCTGACCACGCTGGCCTTTGGCACCTTCGCCCCCCAGGAAGCCAGAGCGAGGGCCTCGGGCGTGACGCTGCACCCGCTTTCCGAACTGGGCGACTACGACGAAGCGCAGCAACGCAAGCTCTACGACCTGATTGCCGCCCTGCTGCGCGACGTGCCGAGCGCCTCGCCCGTCGCTGTGCTGCCTTTTCGGGACTGGCAGTTTCGCTTCGGCCATATCAAGCACCCCGAGGGACTGTGGCTGGCGGTGGCCCCGAACGGCGAGTGGGTGGGCGTGAACGAACTTCACCTGCCGGTCAGCAGTCAGCCGCACATGCTTCAGAACGGGCTGACGGGGGTGCTTCCGGCCTGGCGCGGCCAAGGGATTGCCTACGCGCTCAAGCTCGCCGCCGCCCGCGCCGCGCTGGAACGCGGGTTTACCCACGCCCGAACCGGCAACCACAGCGTCAACCGGCCCATGCTCGCCATCAACGCGGCGCTGGGCTTCGTGCGGGAGCAAGCGACGCTGACCCTGCGGCGCGAAGTGTGA
- the cysS gene encoding cysteine--tRNA ligase, protein MTQQPDPNIHLYDTMQRRKVPFVPSTPGHVGMYLCGPTVYSDAHLGHAKKEVAFDVIRRALMHFGYRVRYVANITDVGHLLGDADEGEDKLQARARLEQLEPMEVADKYFWSFFKDMDALNVLRPSINPRATGHIQEQIKLIEELIARGHAYESAGSVYFDVRSWPDYGKLSGRKLDDQEEGVREAVREEKRDPRDFALWKKAEPEHLMRWDSPWSVGFPGWHIECSAMSLKYLGEGFDIHGGGLDLQFPHHEAEIAQAEAAGHHFARYWMHNNMLTIGGEKMSKSKGNFTTIQDILQKHEPMVVRFLLVSSHYRSVTEMNEEAFASAQGGYRRLSETLHEVERRLKDAPAGSDAALDAKIAARVQEFEDAMRDDFNTPKAVAALFGLTAEVNTALNAGPVGRDTLERAQAAYRTLGGDVLGLFAEGSGAAPAQDDAPVVDALMELVLKARQNYRLQKQYAEADELRDTLTRAGITVEDTKDGPRWKR, encoded by the coding sequence ATGACCCAGCAGCCCGACCCCAATATCCACCTCTACGACACCATGCAGCGCCGGAAGGTGCCGTTCGTGCCGAGTACGCCCGGTCACGTCGGCATGTACCTGTGCGGCCCCACCGTGTACTCGGACGCGCACCTGGGCCACGCCAAGAAAGAAGTGGCGTTCGACGTGATTCGCCGCGCCCTGATGCACTTCGGCTACCGGGTGCGCTACGTCGCCAACATCACCGACGTGGGTCACCTGCTGGGCGACGCCGACGAGGGCGAAGACAAGTTGCAGGCCCGCGCCCGGCTGGAGCAGCTCGAACCGATGGAAGTGGCCGACAAGTACTTCTGGTCGTTTTTCAAGGACATGGACGCCCTGAACGTGCTGCGCCCCTCCATCAACCCCCGCGCCACCGGGCACATTCAGGAGCAGATCAAGCTGATCGAGGAACTCATCGCACGCGGCCACGCCTACGAATCGGCGGGCAGCGTCTACTTCGACGTGCGCAGCTGGCCCGACTACGGCAAGCTCTCGGGCCGCAAGCTGGACGACCAGGAGGAGGGCGTGCGCGAGGCCGTGCGCGAGGAAAAGCGCGACCCCCGCGACTTCGCGCTGTGGAAAAAGGCCGAGCCGGAACACCTGATGCGCTGGGACTCGCCCTGGAGCGTGGGCTTTCCCGGCTGGCACATCGAATGCTCGGCCATGAGCCTGAAGTACCTCGGCGAAGGTTTCGACATTCACGGCGGCGGCCTGGACCTGCAATTTCCCCACCACGAAGCCGAAATCGCGCAGGCGGAAGCGGCGGGCCACCACTTCGCCCGCTACTGGATGCACAACAACATGCTGACCATCGGCGGCGAGAAGATGTCCAAGAGCAAGGGCAACTTCACGACCATTCAGGACATCCTCCAAAAACACGAGCCGATGGTGGTGCGCTTTCTGCTGGTGTCGAGCCACTACCGCAGCGTGACCGAGATGAACGAGGAAGCCTTCGCCAGTGCGCAGGGGGGCTACCGCCGACTGAGCGAAACGCTGCATGAGGTGGAGCGGCGCCTGAAAGACGCCCCGGCTGGCTCAGACGCTGCGCTGGACGCCAAAATCGCCGCCCGCGTGCAGGAATTCGAGGACGCCATGCGCGACGACTTCAACACGCCCAAAGCGGTGGCGGCGCTGTTCGGCCTGACTGCGGAGGTCAACACCGCCCTGAACGCTGGCCCGGTGGGGCGCGACACGCTGGAACGGGCGCAGGCCGCCTACCGCACCCTGGGCGGCGACGTGCTGGGCCTGTTTGCCGAAGGGAGCGGCGCGGCCCCCGCGCAGGACGACGCGCCCGTGGTGGACGCCCTGATGGAACTGGTGCTCAAGGCCCGCCAGAACTACCGCCTGCAAAAGCAGTACGCCGAGGCCGACGAACTGCGCGACACCCTGACCAGAGCCGGAATCACCGTCGAGGACACCAAGGACGGGCCGAGGTGGAAACGCTGA
- the tdh gene encoding L-threonine 3-dehydrogenase — MRALSKQRPAEGIWLVETEVPTPGPNDLLIRVRKGSICGTDVHIYKWDDWASKTVPVPMVVGHEYVGVVAGMGSEVRGFAIGDRVSGEGHVTCGHCRNCRAGRRHLCRNTLGVGVNRPGSFAEYLVLPAFNAFKLPDDIPDDIAAIFDPFGNAVHTALSFDLVGEDVLITGAGPIGCMAAAVARHVGARNVVITDVNDYRLDLARKMGVTRAVNVSREDLWTVATEELGMHEGFDVGLEMSGSGPAFAQMVGVMNNGGKVALLGIPSGDVKIDWNAVIFKMLTIKGIYGREMFETWYKMAALIQSGLDLTPVITHHYGIADFQKGFDAMLSGQSGKVILDWESA, encoded by the coding sequence ATGCGTGCCCTGAGCAAGCAGCGCCCCGCCGAGGGCATCTGGCTGGTCGAAACCGAGGTGCCCACCCCCGGCCCCAACGACCTGCTCATCCGGGTACGCAAAGGCAGCATCTGCGGGACCGACGTGCATATCTATAAATGGGACGACTGGGCCAGCAAGACGGTGCCGGTGCCGATGGTGGTCGGCCACGAGTACGTGGGCGTGGTGGCGGGCATGGGGTCGGAAGTGCGCGGCTTTGCCATCGGGGACCGGGTGAGCGGAGAGGGCCACGTCACCTGCGGGCACTGCCGCAACTGCCGCGCCGGGCGCCGCCACCTGTGCCGCAACACGCTGGGGGTGGGGGTCAATCGCCCCGGTTCGTTTGCCGAGTATCTGGTGTTGCCCGCGTTCAACGCCTTCAAGCTGCCCGACGACATTCCCGACGACATCGCCGCCATTTTCGACCCTTTTGGCAACGCGGTCCACACGGCGCTGAGCTTCGATCTGGTGGGCGAGGACGTGCTGATTACCGGGGCCGGGCCGATTGGCTGCATGGCCGCCGCCGTCGCCCGGCATGTGGGCGCCCGCAACGTGGTGATTACCGACGTCAACGACTACCGCCTCGACCTCGCCCGCAAGATGGGCGTGACCCGCGCCGTCAACGTCTCGCGCGAGGACCTCTGGACGGTGGCGACGGAGGAACTCGGCATGCACGAGGGCTTCGACGTGGGCCTGGAAATGAGCGGCTCCGGCCCCGCCTTCGCGCAGATGGTCGGCGTGATGAACAACGGCGGTAAGGTCGCGCTGCTGGGCATTCCGTCGGGCGACGTGAAGATCGACTGGAACGCCGTCATCTTCAAGATGCTGACCATCAAGGGCATCTATGGCCGCGAGATGTTCGAAACCTGGTACAAGATGGCCGCCCTGATTCAGTCGGGCCTGGACCTCACCCCCGTCATTACCCACCATTACGGCATCGCGGACTTTCAGAAGGGCTTCGACGCCATGCTGAGCGGGCAAAGCGGCAAGGTGATTCTGGACTGGGAAAGCGCCTGA
- a CDS encoding stage V sporulation protein S, with product MQPPVPETLKVSADSRPNSVAGAIAALLRSQGRVEVQAIGPAAVNQAVKALAIARGYLTEDGLDLSAQPSFVKLEVEQEERTAMRFGVYAYRLADVQ from the coding sequence TTGCAACCCCCTGTTCCCGAAACCCTGAAAGTCTCTGCCGATTCGCGTCCCAACTCGGTGGCCGGTGCCATCGCCGCGCTGCTGCGCAGTCAGGGGCGGGTGGAGGTCCAGGCCATCGGCCCGGCGGCGGTCAACCAGGCGGTCAAGGCGCTCGCCATCGCCCGGGGCTACCTCACCGAGGACGGCCTCGACCTCAGCGCCCAGCCTTCCTTCGTCAAGCTCGAAGTCGAGCAGGAGGAGCGCACCGCCATGAGATTCGGCGTGTACGCCTACCGCCTCGCAGACGTGCAGTAA
- a CDS encoding TrkH family potassium uptake protein, translated as MTPPGPAPRNLALLSADKTAPGSGRPPGLRRSWSSRLRPPQLIALTFAAAILIGALLLWSPLAHEPGKSITFVQALFMATSAVCVTGLAVVDPGSTFNLFGEVVMLVLIQVGGLGLITLGTLFALALRRRLGVSGRINAQQQVSATTLGGATSLVRAIVLSSLLIEAVGALLLLPAFIPREGVGRGIYYSIFHAVSSFNNAGFSLYPNSLMNFVSDPLVNLVVTGLIILGGLGFLVQLNVLAWLRDRRRNRLSTNTRLSLTMMALLLGVGTVFFALTEWNNPKTLGALPLHGKLLASWFQGVTPRTAGFNTLDYGLMGFPALFMTVVWMFIGANPGSTGGGIKTNTFYVIVASAWSMVRGRRDTTLFGRRIDTETVLRAMTVGLLSMALVTLGFMALLLLNTNRDVLFLQLFFETVSAFGTVGLSMNATPLLNTPQEIVLIFLMFLGRIGPLTFAVAFSRPSPEKALVRYPAARDILIG; from the coding sequence ATGACCCCTCCTGGCCCTGCCCCGCGTAATCTGGCCCTCCTGAGTGCTGACAAGACCGCGCCGGGCAGCGGGCGCCCGCCGGGGCTGCGCCGCTCGTGGTCCTCGCGGCTGCGTCCCCCGCAACTGATCGCGCTGACCTTCGCCGCCGCCATCCTGATCGGGGCGCTGCTGCTGTGGTCGCCGCTGGCGCACGAACCGGGCAAGTCCATCACGTTCGTTCAGGCGCTGTTCATGGCGACGAGTGCCGTGTGTGTCACCGGGCTGGCGGTGGTAGACCCCGGCAGCACCTTCAACCTGTTCGGGGAAGTGGTCATGCTGGTGCTGATTCAGGTGGGCGGCCTGGGGCTCATCACGCTGGGGACCCTCTTCGCGCTGGCGCTGCGGCGGCGGCTGGGCGTGAGCGGGCGCATCAACGCGCAGCAGCAGGTGAGTGCGACCACGCTCGGCGGGGCGACCTCGCTGGTGCGGGCCATCGTGCTGTCCTCGCTGCTCATCGAGGCCGTCGGGGCGCTGCTGCTGCTGCCCGCCTTTATCCCGCGTGAGGGGGTGGGGCGCGGCATCTACTACTCCATCTTTCACGCGGTCAGTTCATTCAACAACGCGGGCTTCAGCCTCTATCCCAACAGCCTGATGAATTTCGTGTCCGACCCGCTGGTCAATCTGGTGGTCACCGGCCTGATTATCCTCGGCGGTCTGGGGTTTCTGGTGCAGCTCAACGTGCTGGCGTGGCTGCGCGACCGCCGCCGCAATCGCCTGAGCACCAACACCCGGCTTTCGCTGACGATGATGGCGCTGCTGCTGGGGGTGGGCACGGTCTTTTTCGCGCTGACCGAGTGGAACAACCCCAAGACGCTCGGCGCCCTGCCGCTGCACGGCAAGCTGCTCGCGTCGTGGTTTCAGGGGGTAACGCCGCGCACGGCGGGCTTCAACACCCTCGACTACGGGCTGATGGGCTTTCCGGCGCTGTTCATGACCGTCGTGTGGATGTTCATCGGGGCCAACCCCGGCTCCACCGGCGGCGGCATCAAGACCAACACCTTTTACGTGATCGTCGCTTCGGCCTGGAGCATGGTGCGCGGGCGGCGCGACACCACGCTCTTTGGCCGCCGCATCGACACCGAGACGGTCCTGCGGGCGATGACGGTGGGCCTGCTGAGTATGGCGCTGGTCACGCTGGGATTCATGGCGCTGCTGCTGCTCAACACCAACAGGGACGTGCTCTTTTTGCAACTGTTCTTCGAGACGGTCAGTGCTTTCGGCACGGTGGGGCTGAGCATGAACGCCACGCCGCTGCTCAACACCCCCCAGGAAATCGTCCTGATTTTCCTGATGTTCTTGGGGCGCATCGGGCCGCTCACCTTCGCGGTGGCGTTCAGCCGCCCGTCCCCCGAAAAGGCGCTGGTCCGGTATCCGGCAGCCCGCGATATCCTGATCGGCTGA
- the mqnB gene encoding futalosine hydrolase — MSSGFPLPSALPGRVLIVVATAAEAERLRDLPARVVVSGVGPVAAALATAAALRSGAYDLAVSAGIAGAYPGSGLAPGDLAVSSRMIHADLGTQDGERWLGLEHLGLSVCPDTSHFGHFAAWDGAADLAQRAGAALGPLLTLSTVSASTAEAAAWETRFPGALTEGMEGAGVAHAALLAGVPALELRGVSNPVGPRDRASWRIGEALAATRRGLETLLGAATQ; from the coding sequence ATGTCTTCCGGCTTCCCCCTGCCCAGTGCCCTGCCGGGCCGCGTGCTCATTGTCGTCGCCACCGCTGCCGAGGCGGAGCGCCTGCGCGACCTGCCTGCGCGGGTGGTGGTCAGCGGGGTGGGACCCGTCGCGGCGGCCCTGGCGACGGCGGCGGCGCTGCGGAGCGGGGCCTACGACCTCGCCGTGAGCGCCGGAATCGCCGGGGCGTATCCGGGCAGCGGCCTGGCGCCGGGCGACCTCGCCGTGTCCAGCCGGATGATTCACGCCGACCTGGGCACGCAGGACGGTGAACGCTGGCTGGGGCTGGAGCACCTGGGCCTGAGCGTGTGCCCGGACACCTCCCACTTCGGGCACTTTGCGGCCTGGGACGGAGCCGCCGACCTCGCCCAGCGTGCGGGCGCCGCCCTCGGTCCCCTGCTCACCCTGTCCACCGTGAGCGCCAGCACTGCCGAGGCCGCCGCCTGGGAAACCCGCTTTCCCGGAGCACTGACCGAGGGCATGGAAGGGGCCGGGGTCGCCCACGCCGCGCTGCTCGCCGGGGTGCCTGCCCTGGAACTGCGCGGGGTCAGCAACCCGGTGGGGCCACGTGACCGGGCGTCCTGGCGCATCGGGGAGGCGCTGGCCGCGACCCGGCGCGGGCTGGAGACCCTGCTGGGGGCCGCCACACAATAA
- the rocD gene encoding ornithine--oxo-acid transaminase, translating to MTHPTVNQPTTQQDYINLEDRYGAHNYHPLPVVLARGQGAKVWDTDGKEYLDFLSAYSAVNQGHCHPKIVGAMVEQAQTLTLTSRAFYNDKLGPYEEFVTRYFGFDKVLPMNTGAEAVETALKLARKYAYEVKGIPENEALIIVCENNFHGRTTTIISFSNDENARRSFGPYTGGFLRIPYDDLGALEAALNAHAGRVAGFLVEPIQGEAGVYVPQEGYLSGAKALCEQHGALFIADEVQTGIARTGKRLAVDHENVKPDILILGKALSGGAYPVSAVLADDAVMNVIRPGQHGSTFGGNPVAGAVAVAALTVAEDEGLAERAEALGQKFRSALSEYVAQSRVAKLVRGKGLLNAVVINDHEDSDTAWNICLKMAERGLLAKPTHGNIIRFAPPLVISEADLERGIRIITDTLREFEGQGEEVTLEEINHPQRVEQV from the coding sequence ATGACCCACCCCACAGTCAACCAGCCCACGACCCAGCAGGACTACATCAACCTCGAAGACCGCTACGGCGCCCACAACTACCATCCCCTCCCCGTCGTTCTGGCGCGCGGCCAGGGCGCGAAGGTCTGGGACACCGACGGCAAGGAATATCTCGATTTTCTTTCGGCCTACTCCGCCGTCAACCAGGGCCACTGCCACCCCAAAATCGTGGGGGCGATGGTCGAGCAGGCCCAGACGCTGACGCTGACCAGCCGCGCCTTTTACAACGACAAGCTCGGACCCTATGAGGAGTTCGTGACCCGCTACTTCGGCTTCGACAAGGTGTTGCCCATGAACACGGGCGCTGAGGCCGTCGAAACCGCGCTCAAGCTGGCCCGCAAGTACGCCTACGAAGTCAAAGGGATTCCCGAAAACGAAGCCCTGATTATCGTCTGCGAGAACAACTTTCACGGGCGCACGACTACCATCATCTCCTTTTCCAACGACGAGAACGCCCGCCGCTCTTTCGGCCCCTACACCGGCGGCTTCCTGCGGATTCCCTACGACGACCTCGGGGCGCTCGAAGCCGCGCTCAACGCCCACGCGGGCCGGGTGGCGGGCTTCCTGGTCGAGCCGATTCAGGGCGAGGCGGGCGTGTATGTCCCCCAGGAGGGCTACCTCAGCGGCGCCAAGGCCCTGTGTGAGCAGCACGGCGCCCTGTTCATCGCCGACGAGGTGCAGACCGGGATTGCCCGCACCGGAAAGCGGCTGGCGGTGGACCATGAAAACGTCAAGCCCGACATCCTGATTCTGGGCAAGGCGCTCTCGGGCGGGGCCTACCCCGTCAGCGCGGTGCTGGCCGACGACGCCGTGATGAACGTGATTCGGCCCGGTCAGCACGGCTCCACTTTTGGCGGCAACCCGGTGGCGGGCGCGGTGGCAGTGGCCGCGCTGACGGTGGCCGAGGATGAGGGACTGGCCGAACGCGCCGAAGCCCTGGGCCAGAAGTTCCGCAGCGCCCTGAGCGAGTACGTCGCGCAGAGCCGGGTCGCCAAGCTGGTGCGCGGCAAGGGCCTGCTCAACGCGGTGGTCATCAACGACCACGAGGACAGCGACACGGCCTGGAACATCTGCCTGAAGATGGCCGAGCGCGGCCTGCTCGCCAAGCCCACGCACGGCAACATCATCCGCTTCGCGCCCCCGCTGGTCATCAGCGAAGCCGACCTGGAACGCGGCATCCGCATCATCACCGACACCCTGCGCGAGTTCGAGGGCCAGGGCGAAGAAGTCACACTGGAGGAAATCAACCACCCGCAGCGCGTCGAGCAGGTGTAA
- a CDS encoding TrkH family potassium uptake protein: protein MTRDAALLSSGPRRRSRLTPPQLLALVYAAGILIGAGLLHLPGVQRPGAALSSTDLLFTATSAICITGLTVADTGEAFTRFGQLLILLLVQVGGLGILTFGTVFAFVTGRRLNFTERQHLVAQLNALDVGSVLGLVRTILLYTFVTEAIGAALLALRFVPQFGWSEGLYQSVFHSVSAYNNGGFVVLSGGLAPYAQDPLVCLTLAGLAILGGLGFLVQLNVVAHLRDRRRSRLLVYSKLTLLTTAALLVLGTLVLLALEWHNPRTLADLSAPGKLLAAFFQSMTPRSAGFSTVNIEALHTASLFTLIALMYIGAGSGSTGGGIKTSTFAILVGSAWNMVRGRGELILFQRRVLNENLVRAGAITTLYTLLVATAFFAMLATNPDLGFTHLLFETVSAAATVGLSMNTTHKLNDAGLLILTALMYLGRIGPLTFAVAFNLRPTRSRWVKYPPEHDILVG from the coding sequence GTGACCAGGGACGCCGCGCTGCTGAGCAGTGGTCCCCGGCGGCGCTCGCGGTTGACCCCGCCGCAACTGCTCGCGCTGGTCTACGCGGCGGGCATCCTCATCGGCGCGGGGCTGCTGCACCTGCCCGGCGTTCAGCGGCCCGGCGCGGCACTGAGCAGCACCGACCTGCTGTTTACCGCCACCTCCGCCATCTGCATCACCGGGCTGACGGTGGCCGACACCGGCGAGGCGTTTACCCGCTTCGGGCAGCTGCTGATTCTGCTGCTGGTGCAGGTGGGCGGGCTGGGCATCCTGACCTTCGGCACGGTGTTCGCCTTCGTGACCGGGCGGCGGCTGAACTTCACCGAGCGCCAGCACCTCGTCGCGCAGCTCAACGCGCTGGACGTGGGCAGCGTGCTGGGGCTGGTGCGCACCATTCTGCTCTACACCTTCGTCACCGAGGCTATCGGCGCCGCGCTGCTCGCCCTGCGCTTCGTGCCGCAGTTCGGCTGGAGCGAGGGGCTGTACCAGTCGGTGTTCCATTCGGTCAGCGCCTACAACAACGGCGGCTTCGTGGTGCTCTCCGGGGGGCTGGCGCCCTACGCGCAGGACCCGCTGGTGTGCCTGACCCTGGCGGGGCTGGCGATTCTGGGCGGGCTGGGGTTTCTGGTGCAGCTCAACGTGGTGGCGCATCTGCGCGACCGGCGGCGCAGTCGGCTGCTGGTGTACTCCAAACTGACGCTGCTCACCACCGCCGCGCTGCTTGTGCTGGGAACACTGGTGCTGCTCGCGCTGGAGTGGCACAACCCGCGCACACTGGCAGACCTGAGCGCTCCCGGCAAGCTGCTCGCCGCCTTTTTCCAGAGCATGACGCCGCGCTCGGCGGGGTTTTCCACCGTGAATATCGAGGCGCTGCACACCGCCAGCCTCTTTACCCTGATCGCTCTCATGTACATCGGCGCGGGCAGCGGCTCCACCGGGGGCGGCATCAAGACCTCCACCTTCGCCATTCTGGTCGGCAGCGCGTGGAACATGGTGCGCGGGCGCGGCGAACTGATCCTGTTTCAGCGCCGGGTCCTGAACGAAAATCTGGTGCGGGCCGGGGCCATCACCACGCTCTATACCCTGCTGGTGGCGACGGCCTTTTTCGCCATGCTCGCCACCAACCCGGACCTGGGCTTCACGCACCTGCTGTTCGAGACCGTGAGCGCGGCGGCCACCGTCGGCCTGAGCATGAACACCACCCACAAGCTCAACGACGCCGGGCTGCTCATCCTGACCGCGCTGATGTACCTGGGGCGCATCGGGCCGCTGACGTTCGCCGTCGCGTTCAATCTGCGCCCCACCCGCAGCCGCTGGGTGAAGTACCCGCCCGAGCATGACATTCTGGTGGGGTGA
- a CDS encoding potassium channel family protein: MKTKQCLVIGLGRFGTAVATTLYEMGHEVVAIDHTEENVERVMNLVTHAAIVDATEERALRSIGVGDFDVVVVAIGSDVQANILATMNAKSLGAPYVVTKAIDEMARRVLERIGADLVIRPEHDMGVRLARQIATPNIVDTLDLGGDHAIVEIEANERLRGTLRELNLTGRFGVQVIAVSRGGKVEVTPRAEDELRPHDKLVVIGTGHSLDELRRYLGE, from the coding sequence ATGAAAACCAAACAATGCCTGGTGATCGGCCTGGGACGCTTCGGCACCGCCGTCGCCACGACCCTGTACGAGATGGGGCACGAGGTCGTCGCCATCGACCACACCGAGGAAAACGTGGAACGGGTGATGAACCTCGTCACCCACGCCGCCATCGTGGACGCCACCGAGGAACGGGCGCTGCGCTCCATCGGCGTGGGCGATTTCGACGTGGTGGTCGTCGCCATCGGTTCGGACGTGCAGGCCAACATCCTGGCGACCATGAACGCCAAGAGCCTGGGGGCGCCCTACGTCGTCACCAAAGCCATCGACGAAATGGCCCGGCGCGTGCTGGAGCGCATCGGGGCCGATCTGGTCATCCGGCCCGAACACGACATGGGCGTGCGCCTCGCCCGGCAGATCGCCACCCCCAACATCGTGGACACGCTGGACCTCGGCGGCGACCACGCCATCGTGGAAATCGAGGCCAACGAGCGGCTGCGCGGCACCCTGCGCGAACTCAACCTCACGGGCCGCTTCGGGGTGCAGGTCATCGCGGTGAGCCGGGGCGGCAAGGTCGAAGTCACCCCCCGCGCCGAGGACGAGCTGCGGCCCCACGACAAGCTGGTGGTCATCGGCACCGGGCACTCGCTGGACGAGCTGCGGCGGTATCTGGGGGAATAG
- a CDS encoding methyltransferase domain-containing protein, which produces MPRPRSNSNPAYARRPSAGKTGKGRPKGDHRARQPAHEYELEALPGLEEVAATELAGVPLARDIRGLRFWYPGSPERLTRLRAAVAAYRIQSWDVPRPRGLLGHQQLGELVGYVREVVEVGGHRSFRIGAAGKESPTMQRLAEELSAALGLPHDPEEGELLLRLRPSASGQGWDVLARITPRPLSARAWRECNMGGGLNATIAYAMHKLAGQRDEDRIFNPMSGSGTLLIERALLGPYAAMVGVDISEGAVACARTNLRAAGKEVEVAQVDALHTGLPARSFDLVITDLPWGDAIGSHQSNETLYPAFLKEMHRLTSRRGRLCLLTHELRLFERVMREQDDWEAKELFQVYSGGHHPKAYLLHKRG; this is translated from the coding sequence ATGCCGCGCCCCCGTTCCAACAGCAACCCCGCCTATGCCCGCCGCCCGTCTGCCGGGAAAACTGGCAAGGGCCGCCCCAAGGGGGACCACCGCGCCCGGCAGCCTGCCCACGAGTACGAGCTGGAGGCGCTGCCGGGGCTGGAGGAGGTGGCGGCCACCGAACTGGCCGGGGTGCCGCTCGCCCGTGACATCCGGGGCCTGCGCTTCTGGTACCCCGGCAGCCCCGAGCGGCTGACCCGGCTCAGGGCGGCGGTGGCGGCCTACCGCATCCAGTCCTGGGACGTGCCGCGCCCACGTGGTCTGCTGGGGCACCAGCAACTCGGTGAACTGGTCGGCTACGTGCGCGAGGTGGTCGAGGTCGGCGGGCACCGCTCCTTCCGAATCGGCGCGGCGGGCAAGGAGTCGCCCACCATGCAGCGCCTCGCCGAGGAACTGAGCGCGGCCCTGGGGCTGCCCCACGACCCGGAGGAGGGCGAACTGCTGCTGCGGCTGCGCCCCTCTGCAAGCGGGCAGGGCTGGGACGTGCTGGCCCGGATTACGCCCCGGCCCCTCTCGGCGCGGGCGTGGCGCGAGTGCAACATGGGCGGCGGCCTGAACGCCACCATCGCCTACGCCATGCACAAACTGGCCGGGCAGCGCGACGAGGACCGCATCTTCAACCCCATGAGTGGCAGCGGCACCCTCCTCATCGAGCGGGCGCTGCTCGGTCCTTACGCCGCAATGGTCGGCGTGGACATCAGCGAGGGCGCGGTGGCCTGCGCCCGCACCAACCTGCGGGCAGCGGGCAAGGAAGTGGAAGTGGCGCAGGTGGACGCGCTGCACACCGGCCTGCCCGCCCGCTCCTTCGACCTGGTCATCACCGACCTGCCCTGGGGCGACGCCATCGGCTCCCACCAGAGCAACGAAACGCTGTACCCGGCCTTCCTGAAGGAAATGCACCGCCTGACCAGCCGCCGGGGAAGGCTGTGCCTGCTCACCCACGAACTGCGGCTGTTCGAGCGCGTGATGCGCGAGCAGGACGACTGGGAAGCCAAGGAACTGTTTCAGGTCTACAGCGGCGGGCACCACCCCAAGGCTTATTTGCTGCACAAGCGCGGCTGA